In Treponema vincentii, a single window of DNA contains:
- a CDS encoding class I SAM-dependent RNA methyltransferase produces MRVTTEKIVFGGKALARVDGKTVFIPFALPDEELDITVTVNKRDYSEAAIKKVLTPSPHRIEPPCPYFGHCGGCNLQIADDDFQQSLRQIMVAELFDRAHITPERPPIFIAGPAWEYRNRFQFHTDKNGTIGMHGVSSNTVIPVRDCPIAAPALRTVLQQGGLQNLFPHNKKMDKDRLHVFAQDAVVYSPVRPNASARVNGTVLNFNVFGFFQSNIAALEKLIEPVSDLPRCTRILDFYAGVGTFSAFLTGKAAELHLVEHNERALITAKQNLDRIIAEKNSPCRCFFHTVSDADWPDIPAAQLTYDAIVIDPPRQGIHERVLIYLGQAKIPRIHYVSCNPATFVRDAKKLTALGYRFIEYRLFDFYPQTHHCELLGIFIR; encoded by the coding sequence ATGCGGGTTACTACGGAAAAGATCGTATTCGGAGGAAAAGCTCTTGCGCGGGTTGACGGGAAAACCGTGTTTATCCCCTTTGCACTTCCCGATGAAGAACTCGATATTACCGTTACGGTAAATAAACGCGATTACAGCGAAGCCGCCATTAAAAAAGTTCTTACTCCTTCTCCGCACCGGATTGAACCGCCCTGCCCGTATTTCGGACACTGCGGCGGATGTAATCTGCAAATTGCGGATGACGACTTTCAGCAATCACTCCGGCAGATAATGGTTGCAGAGCTTTTCGACAGGGCGCATATTACACCGGAACGTCCACCGATTTTTATTGCGGGACCCGCATGGGAATATCGAAATCGGTTTCAATTCCATACGGATAAAAACGGAACAATCGGGATGCATGGGGTTTCGAGCAACACGGTTATTCCCGTACGCGACTGTCCTATTGCGGCACCTGCGTTGCGTACCGTTTTGCAGCAAGGCGGACTGCAAAACCTTTTTCCTCATAATAAAAAGATGGATAAAGATCGGCTCCATGTTTTTGCACAAGATGCGGTGGTGTACAGCCCTGTCCGTCCCAATGCTTCGGCACGGGTAAATGGCACCGTACTGAACTTTAACGTATTCGGCTTTTTTCAGTCGAATATTGCAGCGCTGGAAAAACTGATTGAACCGGTATCCGATCTTCCTCGATGCACACGAATACTCGATTTTTATGCCGGCGTCGGTACGTTCTCCGCTTTTTTAACGGGCAAAGCGGCCGAACTTCACTTGGTGGAACACAACGAACGGGCACTTATCACGGCAAAGCAAAATCTTGACCGGATTATTGCGGAAAAAAACAGCCCCTGCCGATGCTTTTTCCATACAGTTTCCGATGCCGATTGGCCGGATATCCCCGCTGCACAACTCACTTATGATGCCATCGTTATCGACCCCCCGCGGCAGGGTATCCATGAACGAGTCCTTATCTATTTGGGGCAAGCAAAAATTCCGCGTATTCACTATGTTTCCTGCAACCCCGCAACCTTTGTCCGCGATGCAAAAAAACTAACCGCATTGGGGTACCGATTTATTGAGTACCGGTTATTCGACTTTTATCCGCAAACGCACCACTGCGAACTTTTAGGAATTTTTATACGATGA
- a CDS encoding P83/100 family protein: MKRIALVCLCTFAFMSMAFAIEVDQSELKQAGNTPIEFINYTGPHAEIDTLRAIAEIGESLAGAAQRGRAGDTNRYAVIHAVDPSVKAGLDADIMIIGSGARVDHINNLRVIIAGYLQRAYGYSEKDAKTIAHFVTIYNAVYRGDMNMFKSKYKAVVIKNLATDKVGLALRYDEWPGKTQIVIPLSDQKYSGTLSTIDTKSLSDKNVVDKMREQDDKDIATRKDMIDLKERESSAARDRADVAQKNAAVARKDADTKRNEAASAQKEADKSKTAAVQSKQDAEKARKDAEAAKKKAAQSEKAAAAAQKQAQKNPNDRKAAEEAAKKQQEAAKNKQEASDKDKTAAEKANAAKKGDQDAAAKQKEADAKQKAANEAAKQAQDKEREASSEKQFADTKEQEAQSDRKDVAADTRKIIEEKREERKAQDEAAFASALPGAMLKVVDSGSLLSEVVLLDLKTEKPLKTSSLNTIRGRALIEGTDSLIAIAGSKSGNQMITLVAINPRTLEMTKQATVPIAAQSLLIQADDSYYAVIEQSGKNYLARFNNNLEMQAKSSVTVLPYTAISVTEKGLLVQDTANNIRLLNANNLAEAIK, encoded by the coding sequence ATGAAAAGAATAGCGCTTGTATGCCTCTGTACATTTGCCTTTATGAGTATGGCTTTTGCGATAGAGGTCGATCAAAGTGAACTGAAGCAGGCCGGAAATACGCCGATTGAATTTATCAACTACACAGGGCCTCATGCCGAAATCGATACGCTGCGGGCTATCGCAGAAATCGGGGAATCGCTTGCAGGGGCTGCCCAAAGAGGACGCGCCGGTGATACGAATCGCTACGCCGTTATCCACGCGGTCGATCCGTCGGTGAAGGCTGGTCTCGATGCCGATATCATGATTATCGGAAGCGGGGCTAGGGTAGACCATATCAACAACTTACGGGTTATTATCGCCGGTTATTTACAACGCGCCTATGGATACTCCGAAAAAGATGCGAAGACAATTGCCCATTTTGTAACGATTTACAACGCAGTATACCGCGGCGACATGAATATGTTTAAGAGTAAGTATAAAGCGGTTGTTATCAAGAATTTGGCTACCGATAAAGTCGGTTTGGCGCTACGCTATGATGAATGGCCGGGAAAGACACAAATTGTTATTCCGCTCTCCGATCAGAAATACAGTGGTACGTTAAGCACGATCGATACAAAATCGCTCTCCGATAAGAACGTCGTTGACAAGATGCGTGAGCAAGATGATAAAGATATCGCGACACGCAAAGACATGATCGACCTGAAAGAGCGCGAAAGCAGCGCCGCCCGCGATCGTGCGGATGTTGCACAGAAAAATGCCGCCGTGGCTCGGAAAGATGCTGATACGAAACGGAATGAAGCTGCATCTGCACAAAAGGAAGCTGATAAATCAAAGACAGCTGCGGTTCAATCAAAGCAAGATGCGGAAAAAGCTCGGAAGGATGCAGAAGCGGCAAAGAAGAAGGCTGCCCAATCCGAAAAAGCAGCAGCAGCAGCGCAGAAGCAGGCTCAGAAAAATCCGAATGATCGTAAAGCAGCCGAAGAAGCTGCAAAAAAACAGCAAGAAGCCGCAAAAAATAAGCAAGAAGCAAGCGATAAAGATAAAACTGCTGCAGAGAAAGCAAATGCAGCAAAAAAAGGTGATCAGGACGCAGCGGCAAAGCAGAAAGAAGCCGATGCAAAGCAGAAGGCTGCCAATGAAGCTGCAAAACAAGCTCAAGATAAAGAACGTGAAGCTTCTTCCGAAAAGCAATTTGCCGATACAAAAGAGCAGGAAGCCCAAAGCGACCGGAAAGATGTTGCTGCGGATACTCGGAAAATTATCGAAGAAAAGCGGGAGGAGCGGAAAGCTCAAGATGAGGCGGCTTTTGCGTCTGCATTACCCGGAGCCATGTTGAAAGTAGTTGATTCCGGTTCTTTGCTTTCAGAAGTGGTGCTACTTGACCTTAAAACGGAAAAACCGCTGAAAACCTCATCGCTGAATACCATACGCGGGCGTGCCCTTATCGAAGGAACGGATTCCCTTATCGCGATTGCCGGTTCAAAATCCGGTAATCAGATGATTACATTGGTTGCTATTAACCCTCGTACACTTGAAATGACCAAGCAGGCGACAGTACCTATTGCTGCCCAGAGTCTTTTAATACAGGCTGATGACAGCTACTATGCCGTAATTGAGCAATCTGGCAAAAACTACCTTGCGCGCTTCAACAATAATCTCGAAATGCAAGCGAAATCGAGTGTAACCGTTCTTCCGTACACAGCGATAAGTGTTACGGAAAAAGGCTTGCTTGTACAGGATACGGCAAACAATATTCGCCTTTTGAATGCGAATAATCTCGCGGAAGCGATAAAGTAA
- a CDS encoding molybdopterin cofactor-binding domain-containing protein, with translation MDILGCAWYTNNPPAGAFRGFGVTQSCFAVESCINLLAEKVGISPWEIRYRNAIRPGQVLPNGQYADDSTALVQTLEAVKPYYDAHPKAGIACAIKNSGLGVGIPDFGRTTLRLQADGVHIYSSAACIGQGIGTILLQIVSHVLNLPRYLLHYETPDTKFAPDAGETTASRQTVFTGESARMAATDVKKALEEELQKRGKTGKLSEHIDILPELFTALSTKEFFAEYTYPTDKLGSDKPHPVSHVAYGYATHLIDLDEEGKLAYVEAAHDVGRALNPISLQGQIEGGVVMSLGYALTEDYPLQKSVPTAKFGTLGLFKAPQVPPIKVDIIEHNDNELACGAKGIGEIASIPTAPAVALAYYNRDGIFRTKLPLENTPYSRKK, from the coding sequence ATCGACATACTCGGCTGCGCGTGGTACACCAATAACCCGCCGGCCGGTGCATTCAGAGGATTCGGCGTAACGCAAAGCTGCTTTGCCGTTGAATCGTGCATCAATCTATTAGCGGAAAAGGTCGGCATCAGTCCATGGGAAATTCGCTACCGGAATGCAATCCGCCCGGGACAAGTACTGCCGAACGGTCAATATGCCGACGATTCAACCGCTCTTGTACAAACCCTCGAAGCGGTAAAGCCGTATTATGACGCTCATCCAAAGGCAGGTATCGCGTGTGCCATTAAAAACTCCGGACTTGGAGTCGGTATTCCCGATTTCGGACGGACGACTTTGCGGCTACAGGCAGACGGTGTGCATATCTATTCGAGCGCGGCCTGTATCGGGCAGGGAATCGGAACAATTTTATTACAGATTGTCAGTCACGTACTTAATTTACCACGCTATCTTTTGCATTACGAGACACCCGACACTAAATTTGCTCCCGACGCAGGAGAAACAACCGCCTCACGTCAAACCGTATTTACCGGCGAAAGTGCTCGTATGGCTGCTACCGACGTCAAAAAAGCGCTTGAAGAAGAACTGCAAAAGCGCGGCAAAACAGGTAAGCTCTCCGAACACATAGATATACTGCCTGAATTGTTTACCGCCCTGAGTACCAAAGAATTTTTTGCGGAATATACCTATCCGACGGACAAACTGGGTTCCGATAAACCCCATCCGGTAAGTCATGTTGCTTATGGATACGCAACGCACCTCATCGATTTGGATGAAGAAGGAAAACTCGCGTATGTGGAAGCTGCACACGATGTCGGCCGCGCGCTTAATCCGATTTCGCTGCAAGGGCAGATCGAAGGCGGCGTCGTGATGAGCCTCGGATATGCGCTAACGGAGGACTATCCGCTGCAAAAGAGTGTTCCGACCGCTAAATTCGGTACGCTCGGCTTGTTTAAAGCGCCGCAAGTACCGCCGATAAAGGTCGATATTATCGAACATAACGATAACGAACTTGCCTGTGGTGCGAAGGGGATCGGTGAAATTGCCAGTATTCCGACAGCGCCTGCGGTTGCTCTTGCGTATTATAACCGCGACGGTATCTTTAGAACAAAGCTTCCATTGGAAAATACGCCGTATAGCCGGAAAAAGTAA
- a CDS encoding ABC transporter substrate-binding protein — translation MCKKLCSLAILVVMLAALPVWAGGKQDKKASEGFATVTDHQGRTVVIPKKPERIVAPFYILSNTALAIGCREYIVSGDGGKSGRPFIKEFAPELADKPACGGAKNLNLEAVASLSPDLILVPFKAAQQLPQIEALGVPALVIEPETMKNFFSYVEMLGAASGNREQAQKLLTFYKTILNDVAGFVKGEPAVSVYVASRSDPLNALSPKMFQAELVAAAGGKLVSDDITDVYWTKVSLEQVQKYAPQVIVAATGSKVTPAELTGKAEWKGIPAVDNGKVYVFPSNVDEWDSPIPCSCLGVIWLADKLHPGKVPADYLAEKTKAFYRDFFGKEKDLASLNVK, via the coding sequence ATGTGTAAAAAACTTTGTTCATTGGCAATCTTGGTTGTGATGCTCGCAGCTTTGCCGGTATGGGCAGGCGGAAAGCAGGACAAAAAAGCATCGGAAGGTTTTGCAACCGTAACCGATCATCAGGGCAGAACCGTTGTTATCCCAAAAAAGCCGGAGCGGATTGTCGCGCCGTTTTATATTCTCAGCAACACGGCATTGGCAATCGGCTGTCGGGAATATATCGTGTCGGGCGACGGCGGAAAAAGCGGTCGGCCGTTTATTAAAGAATTCGCTCCCGAACTGGCGGATAAGCCCGCATGCGGCGGCGCAAAGAATTTGAACCTCGAAGCGGTTGCGTCTCTGTCTCCCGACCTCATTTTAGTGCCGTTTAAAGCCGCGCAGCAGCTTCCTCAAATCGAAGCGCTCGGTGTTCCCGCATTGGTGATTGAGCCTGAAACGATGAAGAATTTTTTCAGCTATGTTGAAATGCTCGGCGCCGCTTCCGGTAATCGCGAACAAGCACAAAAACTCCTCACTTTTTATAAGACAATCTTAAATGATGTCGCAGGTTTCGTAAAAGGCGAACCGGCGGTATCCGTTTATGTGGCCAGCCGCTCCGATCCTCTGAACGCGCTCAGCCCCAAGATGTTCCAAGCGGAACTCGTTGCGGCAGCGGGCGGGAAATTAGTAAGCGATGATATTACCGATGTCTATTGGACAAAAGTATCGCTGGAACAGGTGCAAAAATATGCCCCGCAGGTTATCGTTGCCGCAACGGGATCGAAGGTAACTCCGGCAGAACTCACCGGAAAGGCTGAATGGAAGGGCATTCCCGCAGTGGATAACGGCAAAGTCTATGTATTCCCGTCAAATGTTGATGAGTGGGATTCTCCCATTCCGTGCTCATGCCTCGGTGTTATCTGGCTTGCCGATAAACTGCATCCGGGAAAAGTTCCTGCCGATTATTTGGCGGAAAAAACCAAGGCTTTTTATCGGGACTTCTTCGGTAAAGAAAAAGACCTCGCTTCCCTTAATGTAAAATAA
- a CDS encoding molybdopterin cofactor-binding domain-containing protein, which yields MVSLTVNGRIVEAEENQKLIYFLRDTLRLTSVKNGCMEGACGTCTVLIDGKPMKACVQITNRLVGKSIMTIEGFPEREYAVYQYAFAHCGAVQCGFCIPGMVICAKALIDTNPAPSPADVKQAIRNNICRCTGYVKIEEAILLAAKMLRENIPVPEAKIETAVGSSALRVDSYTKAVGSAEYVDDMYPDGMLYGSAVRTAYPRAKILSINTEEAEKMPGVHIVMTAKYLPGMQKIGHLKKDWDVLIPLGKETHYLGDAIVLIAAESREILEAAKKAVKIEYEELPPVCSMAEAMAEDAPHVHEGGNLLSKEHLVRGNADEKLKNSKYVVSHHYSVPPTEHAFLEPETAVAMPDGEGGVIIYSGDQGIYQTKRECSEATGLPIDKVRVIAKMVGGGFGGKEDMSVQHHAAILALKTGRPVKVSLSRKESIIIHPKRHAMEMDFTLGCDENGYLTGLKAVLHSDTGAYASLGGGRYYSVPVLMRQGRITIRISTYSAARGTPITRRPVHSEDSA from the coding sequence ATGGTATCATTAACCGTTAACGGCCGGATTGTTGAAGCCGAAGAAAATCAAAAACTCATCTATTTTTTACGGGATACATTGCGTTTAACTTCCGTTAAAAACGGTTGTATGGAAGGTGCATGCGGTACTTGTACTGTTTTAATAGACGGAAAACCGATGAAGGCCTGTGTACAAATTACAAACAGATTAGTGGGAAAATCGATCATGACGATTGAAGGCTTCCCCGAACGTGAATATGCCGTGTATCAATACGCATTCGCGCACTGCGGCGCGGTGCAATGCGGTTTTTGTATTCCCGGTATGGTTATTTGCGCAAAAGCACTTATCGATACAAACCCCGCCCCCTCTCCTGCAGATGTAAAACAGGCAATCCGCAATAATATTTGCCGCTGTACCGGCTATGTAAAAATTGAAGAAGCTATCTTATTAGCAGCAAAGATGTTACGTGAAAATATACCCGTGCCGGAAGCAAAAATCGAAACGGCGGTAGGCAGCAGTGCGCTCCGTGTCGATTCATACACAAAAGCGGTGGGATCTGCCGAATATGTCGACGATATGTATCCGGACGGGATGTTGTACGGAAGCGCCGTACGCACTGCATATCCGCGAGCAAAGATATTGTCTATCAATACCGAAGAAGCGGAGAAGATGCCCGGCGTTCATATTGTAATGACGGCAAAATATCTTCCCGGTATGCAAAAGATCGGGCACTTAAAAAAAGACTGGGATGTGCTTATTCCCCTCGGTAAAGAAACGCACTATTTGGGTGACGCCATCGTTCTGATTGCTGCCGAAAGTCGCGAGATTTTGGAAGCTGCAAAAAAAGCGGTAAAGATCGAATACGAAGAACTACCGCCCGTGTGTTCTATGGCAGAAGCAATGGCGGAAGATGCACCCCATGTCCATGAAGGAGGGAATCTCCTTTCAAAAGAACACCTCGTGCGCGGCAATGCCGATGAGAAGCTAAAAAATTCAAAGTATGTCGTTTCACACCACTATTCCGTTCCCCCCACCGAACATGCCTTTTTGGAGCCGGAAACGGCAGTGGCTATGCCGGACGGAGAAGGCGGCGTCATTATTTATTCGGGGGATCAAGGTATATATCAAACAAAACGGGAATGTTCGGAAGCGACCGGCTTGCCCATCGACAAGGTACGGGTTATCGCAAAGATGGTTGGAGGCGGATTCGGCGGCAAAGAAGATATGAGCGTGCAACACCATGCGGCTATCCTTGCGTTAAAGACCGGACGCCCCGTAAAGGTAAGCTTAAGCAGAAAAGAGAGTATTATTATCCACCCGAAGCGGCACGCGATGGAAATGGATTTTACACTCGGCTGCGACGAGAATGGCTACCTAACCGGCTTAAAAGCCGTGCTCCATTCGGACACCGGCGCTTATGCCTCACTCGGCGGGGGCCGGTACTACAGCGTGCCTGTACTCATGCGGCAGGGCCGTATAACTATCAGGATATCGACATACTCGGCTGCGCGTGGTACACCAATAACCCGCCGGCCGGTGCATTCAGAGGATTCGGCGTAA
- a CDS encoding FecCD family ABC transporter permease translates to MPLATLIFSLSWGRYPLSFIKILSILFRTDAFAAVTTADYNIFMNIRLPRTLFVFLSGGAIGLSGVSLQSLFRNPLVAPDIIGVSTGASLGAAIGIVLLHTSSAGIQLCAFAGGIGATLLVLQLSNIGGEHSLIRLVLAGVIINALAGAGVSLIKYTADPLNELPALEFWLMGCFNVITWKKLAAFLPIAVAGCSFIILFRRQLNILSLGDEEAAALGTPVKKMRLLFIITSTLLVASVVSAAGIISWIGLIAPHVIRLLFGNNNYKVAPLSFMCGAALLLFADTVARSLSGNEIPVSIITAVIGAPILAQLMLRRNNDIWIGI, encoded by the coding sequence ATGCCTCTGGCGACGCTGATATTCTCGCTGAGCTGGGGGCGTTATCCGCTCTCTTTCATTAAGATACTTTCCATCCTGTTCCGCACCGATGCATTTGCAGCGGTAACTACAGCCGATTACAATATCTTTATGAACATCCGGCTGCCGCGCACCCTCTTTGTCTTTCTTTCAGGAGGTGCAATCGGGTTGAGCGGGGTAAGCCTGCAAAGCCTGTTCCGCAATCCGCTGGTGGCGCCTGACATCATCGGTGTTTCTACCGGCGCTTCCCTCGGCGCGGCAATCGGTATCGTGCTGCTCCATACAAGTTCGGCAGGCATCCAGCTCTGCGCCTTCGCGGGCGGCATCGGGGCGACATTGCTTGTGTTGCAGCTTTCGAACATCGGCGGAGAACACAGTCTGATACGCCTTGTGCTTGCAGGCGTCATCATCAATGCGCTTGCCGGAGCAGGCGTATCCCTTATCAAATACACGGCGGATCCGCTCAATGAGCTGCCTGCTCTGGAGTTCTGGCTGATGGGCTGTTTTAACGTTATCACGTGGAAAAAGCTCGCCGCCTTTTTGCCGATTGCCGTTGCGGGATGCAGCTTTATTATCCTGTTCCGCAGGCAGCTCAATATTCTCTCGCTCGGTGATGAAGAAGCGGCGGCGCTCGGTACGCCGGTTAAAAAGATGCGGCTGCTGTTTATTATCACCTCGACATTGTTGGTTGCAAGCGTCGTGTCCGCCGCCGGCATCATCAGTTGGATCGGGCTTATTGCGCCGCATGTTATCCGGCTGCTGTTCGGCAATAACAATTACAAGGTTGCCCCGCTTTCTTTTATGTGCGGCGCCGCCCTGCTGCTGTTTGCGGATACCGTTGCCCGCTCCCTGTCCGGCAATGAGATACCGGTCAGTATTATCACGGCTGTCATCGGCGCGCCGATTCTTGCGCAGTTGATGCTCCGCCGGAACAACGATATTTGGATTGGAATATGA
- a CDS encoding PQQ-binding-like beta-propeller repeat protein, translating to MKNSKYFLVTLSTAILSFVLLFIPVSLLTAQTAQIEQAQWSAVMAGETLCDPVLHGEYIYTLSSDQALNCIDYTGSFVWRRNIERTIKPFLTVSHSGILIIADASRMLQAVSGQGIYLWSVQLPEPAIYAPYSTTDGRICVLTRSNLYCFSVKGKLKWQVKLSSPPARQLCETGAASLLLILTNKDFLTISLTGQVLNTKTLKKDIAVLSAAPGGYVMSTGDGILAYYRSETVSTGNRKTTAEAVAQHTTNAGQNEKTVGQEKVGAATDNGFAVWQAQEPVPLFIQNSGDELVCIYADGTVSGRDIASNKINWMAKLSSRIALPVYYSKTDGEYYIACKSIAAIISGTGTVKREQKIVASAFLPVITSSGILIAVDDWVINSWRLDTKIMQSNPQPEAPPQYHILKTQEKTQVLPFFVPYGDTGSLLSSIDEAITKGTLGTNEAAYALTLQTILTNNQKAAYFPYNFTIYERARAAELLGLLESLEYRTILLDEASKTSDPTLAVAIIRALGFIAADPDTSSIESIQLLLQRCGVRVYEPAYAACDALTEIAKYGDKQTAGSAVKALFTIAASAFPENIKQYARQKIKTIVE from the coding sequence ATGAAAAACTCGAAGTATTTTTTAGTCACCTTATCTACAGCGATCCTTTCGTTCGTTCTTTTATTTATCCCGGTAAGCCTACTTACTGCACAAACCGCACAAATAGAGCAAGCCCAATGGTCGGCGGTTATGGCGGGCGAAACACTCTGCGATCCGGTCTTACATGGAGAATATATTTATACGTTAAGCTCGGATCAGGCTCTTAACTGTATCGATTACACCGGTTCCTTTGTGTGGCGGAGAAATATTGAACGAACGATAAAACCGTTTTTGACCGTTTCCCATTCCGGTATACTGATTATTGCGGATGCGTCGAGGATGCTGCAGGCTGTTTCCGGTCAGGGGATTTATCTGTGGTCGGTGCAGCTGCCGGAACCGGCTATCTATGCCCCTTACAGTACAACCGACGGTAGAATATGCGTACTTACGCGATCCAATCTTTACTGTTTTTCCGTAAAAGGGAAACTTAAGTGGCAGGTGAAATTATCCTCTCCGCCGGCCCGGCAGTTATGCGAAACGGGAGCAGCGTCATTATTGCTGATCCTTACGAACAAAGATTTTTTAACTATTTCCCTCACCGGACAGGTGTTAAACACAAAGACTTTAAAAAAAGATATTGCCGTACTTTCCGCTGCTCCCGGCGGGTATGTGATGAGCACCGGTGACGGCATCCTCGCCTATTACCGCAGCGAAACGGTCTCTACTGGAAACAGGAAAACAACCGCTGAAGCCGTTGCACAGCATACAACCAATGCCGGACAGAATGAAAAAACCGTAGGGCAAGAAAAAGTCGGTGCAGCAACCGACAATGGTTTTGCAGTTTGGCAAGCGCAGGAGCCCGTTCCGCTGTTTATACAAAATTCCGGCGATGAACTGGTGTGCATATATGCCGACGGTACCGTTTCGGGGCGGGACATTGCCTCAAATAAAATTAACTGGATGGCAAAGTTGAGTAGCCGCATAGCGCTTCCAGTATATTATTCCAAGACGGATGGTGAATATTATATTGCCTGTAAAAGTATAGCAGCAATTATCAGCGGAACGGGAACCGTAAAGCGGGAACAAAAAATTGTCGCCTCCGCTTTTCTGCCGGTTATTACATCAAGCGGCATCCTTATTGCCGTTGATGATTGGGTCATCAACAGCTGGCGACTGGATACAAAAATTATGCAAAGCAATCCGCAGCCGGAAGCGCCGCCTCAGTATCACATTTTGAAAACACAAGAAAAAACGCAAGTACTTCCTTTTTTCGTTCCCTATGGAGATACGGGCTCACTACTATCGAGCATCGATGAAGCCATTACAAAAGGAACACTCGGTACAAATGAAGCGGCATACGCACTTACCCTGCAAACTATTTTAACAAACAATCAGAAGGCAGCGTATTTCCCATACAATTTTACGATTTATGAGCGGGCTCGGGCAGCGGAATTACTCGGACTATTAGAATCATTGGAGTATCGGACGATTTTACTCGATGAGGCATCAAAAACTTCCGACCCAACCTTAGCTGTCGCAATTATCCGTGCATTGGGATTTATTGCTGCCGACCCTGACACAAGTTCGATCGAATCGATACAACTGTTGCTACAGCGTTGTGGGGTACGCGTCTATGAACCCGCGTATGCCGCCTGTGATGCTTTGACTGAAATTGCAAAATATGGTGATAAACAGACTGCCGGTTCAGCTGTAAAAGCACTATTTACCATCGCAGCGAGTGCTTTTCCCGAAAATATTAAACAGTATGCAAGACAAAAGATAAAAACTATAGTAGAATAA
- a CDS encoding ABC transporter ATP-binding protein, translating into MNAAFELDGVTAVRGTQPILKDLRLHIPQQQVIALIGPNGAGKTTLLRLLAGLDMPASGTLSVLGENAAQLTRKRFAQKVCYIPQGHSGVFTYTVRDFVVMGRNPHQTALQAPSRKDWEYVDHALEVFGLTQFADRYYSQLSSGESRLVMLARGMVQDAPIILLDEPTANLDFYNEHKIMQITRKLCTKAHKTVLVSIHNPALALQYADLVYCIYGGGIAAVEEKSNPDFERNITAMLNVMYAEKGCGAIRLQRIDDIPFVYLK; encoded by the coding sequence ATGAACGCGGCTTTTGAGCTTGACGGCGTTACGGCGGTGCGGGGAACTCAGCCTATTCTGAAAGACCTCCGGCTGCATATTCCGCAGCAACAGGTTATTGCGCTGATAGGCCCTAACGGAGCGGGCAAGACTACGCTGTTGCGGCTGCTTGCCGGATTGGATATGCCCGCGTCCGGTACGCTTTCGGTATTGGGAGAAAATGCGGCGCAGCTTACACGAAAGCGATTTGCCCAAAAAGTATGTTACATTCCGCAGGGACATTCCGGCGTATTTACCTACACGGTACGCGACTTTGTCGTGATGGGGCGTAATCCCCATCAAACCGCGCTGCAAGCCCCGTCGCGAAAAGATTGGGAATATGTCGATCATGCGCTTGAGGTATTCGGCTTAACGCAATTCGCAGACCGCTATTACAGTCAGCTCAGCTCCGGGGAATCGCGGCTTGTGATGCTTGCCCGCGGCATGGTACAGGATGCGCCCATCATCCTCTTGGATGAACCGACCGCCAATCTCGATTTTTACAACGAGCATAAGATTATGCAGATTACCCGTAAGCTTTGCACAAAAGCGCACAAGACGGTACTCGTTTCTATTCATAACCCCGCGCTTGCCTTGCAATACGCCGACCTTGTCTACTGCATTTACGGCGGAGGTATCGCAGCCGTGGAAGAAAAAAGCAATCCCGATTTTGAACGCAACATCACCGCGATGCTGAATGTTATGTACGCAGAAAAAGGCTGCGGCGCTATCCGGCTCCAACGCATCGATGATATCCCGTTTGTGTATTTGAAATAA
- a CDS encoding flavodoxin domain-containing protein, translating into MKKAAIIYASVHHGNTEKVVTAMAHDMPVTLFKAEQAQNVDFSEYDCVGFASGIYAGRFHKSIYAFLKQHRHELPNHAFVVCTSGVGKGRYAKKFAGYLQTNGFTVLGEFECKGFDTFGPFKLFGGLGKGHPDDKELADGVAFIKKIMLTSI; encoded by the coding sequence ATGAAAAAAGCGGCAATTATCTATGCATCGGTTCATCATGGAAATACGGAAAAAGTAGTTACGGCAATGGCGCACGACATGCCGGTAACGCTGTTTAAGGCAGAACAAGCTCAAAATGTCGATTTTTCGGAATATGACTGTGTCGGCTTCGCTTCGGGAATATATGCGGGAAGGTTCCACAAATCGATATATGCATTTTTGAAACAGCACCGGCATGAACTTCCGAACCATGCCTTTGTCGTATGTACGAGCGGAGTGGGAAAAGGTCGATATGCAAAAAAATTTGCCGGCTATTTACAGACGAACGGTTTTACCGTATTAGGGGAGTTCGAATGCAAGGGATTTGATACTTTCGGGCCATTCAAGCTGTTCGGCGGCTTAGGGAAAGGACATCCTGACGATAAAGAGCTTGCAGACGGGGTTGCGTTTATTAAGAAGATTATGTTAACGTCTATCTAA